From one Stigmatella erecta genomic stretch:
- a CDS encoding BatA domain-containing protein produces MTFGNPWMLLGALGALIPVLVHLFDRRRPRPHPFPTMAFVLRSQKRTASRLKLKRLLLYTLRTLVLLAIPLALARPELRRDAAAAAAAKGPAATAVVLDASLSMRWAQGTSLFERGRDEARDALGDLLPEEPSTVLLCTASPVAPPPLGFDRARLRGMIDEAKPTYGTADLGRCMDLAARALEENPMPGKRLVLISDMAASAFRLEAPPPTVKGPTGAAVRPEVVLRNVAEDREALPNHALVDLKVEPALQAGPRSFQFTFTVKNHGPEPLKDLEAAVRTGETVLAKGFVDVPAHGTAQKALTVRFAQGGTVEGAVTLAPDALPEDDRRGFVLPVPRALKALVVNGAPHATRYRDEAFFVEAALSAPGSPVEVAVRDTEAGLREDFSAYDVVLLLNVPAPGPDEAQRLATFVEAGGGLFLSMGDRVDPEAYNGRLGALLPRPLRLVRTSAEREDPDAETKSAKLAKIEVEHPLFAPFTGRAEEGLVGARFYRYMLLEADNPAAPGATQVLATYEDGAPAVAVARRGQGRVALFTSTVDRDWSDFSIRTSFLPLMQRFAAYLTGSLEERQEQRVRVGESAVLRPEPGQTLAGVRSPDGTELPVKTQQDGAVSVGPLTEPGTYTVLGSDGKALPAQAFAVTLDPAESDLTRVPEETLTAYFGEETVTASSGDAERPQVPLWTWLIVAACAAFFLEGTLLRT; encoded by the coding sequence GTGACGTTCGGTAACCCGTGGATGCTGCTGGGCGCGCTCGGGGCGCTCATTCCCGTGCTGGTGCACCTGTTCGACCGGCGCCGCCCCCGGCCCCACCCCTTCCCCACCATGGCCTTCGTGCTGCGCAGCCAGAAGCGCACCGCGAGCCGGCTCAAGCTCAAGCGGCTGCTGCTCTACACGCTGCGCACGCTGGTGCTGCTGGCCATTCCGCTCGCCCTGGCGCGGCCCGAGCTGCGGCGGGACGCGGCCGCCGCGGCGGCGGCCAAGGGCCCGGCGGCCACGGCGGTGGTGCTGGATGCCTCGCTCTCCATGCGGTGGGCGCAGGGCACCTCGCTCTTCGAGCGCGGGCGGGACGAGGCGCGCGACGCGCTGGGGGACTTGCTGCCCGAGGAGCCCTCCACGGTGCTCCTGTGCACGGCGTCGCCCGTGGCGCCCCCGCCGCTGGGCTTCGACCGGGCCCGGCTCCGGGGAATGATTGACGAGGCGAAGCCCACCTACGGCACCGCGGACCTGGGGCGCTGCATGGACCTGGCGGCGCGGGCGCTGGAGGAGAACCCCATGCCGGGCAAGCGCCTGGTGCTCATCTCGGACATGGCGGCCTCGGCGTTCCGGCTGGAGGCCCCACCCCCCACGGTGAAGGGCCCCACGGGCGCGGCGGTGCGCCCCGAGGTGGTGCTGCGCAACGTGGCGGAGGACCGGGAGGCGCTGCCCAACCACGCGCTGGTGGACCTGAAGGTGGAGCCCGCGCTGCAGGCGGGCCCTCGCTCGTTCCAGTTCACCTTCACGGTGAAGAACCATGGCCCGGAGCCCCTGAAGGACTTGGAGGCCGCGGTGCGCACGGGCGAGACGGTGCTCGCCAAGGGCTTCGTGGACGTGCCCGCCCACGGCACCGCGCAGAAGGCGCTCACGGTGCGCTTCGCGCAAGGCGGCACGGTGGAGGGCGCGGTGACGCTGGCGCCGGACGCGCTGCCGGAGGATGACCGGCGCGGCTTCGTGCTGCCCGTGCCCCGGGCGCTCAAGGCGCTGGTGGTGAACGGCGCGCCCCACGCCACGCGCTACCGGGACGAGGCCTTCTTCGTGGAGGCGGCCCTGAGCGCCCCCGGCTCCCCCGTGGAGGTGGCGGTGCGCGACACGGAGGCGGGCCTGCGCGAGGACTTCTCCGCCTATGACGTGGTGCTGCTGCTCAACGTGCCCGCGCCCGGCCCGGACGAGGCCCAGCGCCTGGCCACCTTCGTGGAGGCCGGCGGCGGCCTCTTCCTGAGCATGGGCGACCGGGTGGACCCCGAGGCCTACAACGGCCGGCTGGGCGCGCTGCTGCCCCGGCCCCTGCGCCTGGTGCGCACCAGCGCGGAGCGGGAGGACCCCGACGCGGAGACGAAGTCCGCGAAGCTGGCGAAGATCGAAGTGGAGCACCCGCTGTTCGCCCCCTTCACCGGCCGCGCCGAGGAGGGCCTGGTGGGGGCGCGCTTCTACCGGTACATGCTGCTGGAGGCCGACAACCCGGCCGCCCCCGGCGCCACCCAGGTGCTGGCCACCTACGAGGACGGGGCGCCCGCGGTGGCGGTGGCCCGGCGGGGCCAGGGGCGCGTGGCGCTCTTCACCAGCACCGTGGACCGGGACTGGAGCGACTTCTCCATCCGCACCAGCTTCCTGCCCCTGATGCAGCGCTTCGCCGCGTACCTCACCGGCTCGCTGGAGGAGCGCCAGGAGCAGCGCGTGCGCGTGGGCGAGAGCGCCGTGCTGCGGCCGGAGCCCGGGCAGACGCTGGCGGGGGTGCGCTCGCCCGACGGCACGGAGCTTCCCGTGAAGACGCAGCAGGACGGCGCGGTGTCCGTGGGGCCGCTCACCGAGCCCGGCACGTACACAGTGCTGGGAAGCGACGGCAAGGCGCTGCCCGCACAGGCCTTCGCGGTGACGTTGGATCCGGCCGAGAGCGACCTGACGCGCGTCCCGGAGGAGACGCTCACCGCCTACTTCGGCGAGGAGACGGTGACCGCCTCCAGCGGCGATGCGGAGCGGCCCCAGGTGCCCTTGTGGACGTGGCTCATCGTGGCTGCCTGCGCGGCGTTCTTCCTGGAGGGCACGCTGCTGCGCACCTAG